The Caulobacter sp. 73W region AGGATGTGAAGCAGGTAGATCGAATAGGACGCATCGCCCATCCGCTGCAGGATCGGCAGGCGAAACACCCGCGCCTCCTCGAAACTCAACGCCGCCGTCACGATCATCAGCGCCGGCCCCCCCCAGGTGATCGGTCGCCAGTTGCCGGGCACGAAGGCCGCGAAATGCTGGATCGCCAGCAGGACGAAGGCCACCACGAGCAAGGCCGTCGCCCCGCCCTCCCCCGGCAGCCCGCCCGCTCGCCAAGCTCGGGCCAGGGCCATGCCGGCCACGAACTCCATCAGCATGGGGTTGGCCAGGACCAGATAGGCCGGCGGGAACGCGGCCCCGAACACGCAGACCATCGCCAGGGCCGTACTCACGAATTTCAGGCGCGACTGCGGCGCGAACGCCAGGGCGAAGGCGAAGGTCAGATAGAACAGCGCCTCATAATGCAGGCTCCAGCCCGGCGGGATCAGCGGGAACGGCCAGCCGTCCGGATCGACGTGCGGGATGAAGGCCAGCGACAGGCCCAGATGCCCCCAATCCGGAATGATCCGCGGAATCGCTCCGCGCCAGAAGAAGGCTATGGCGAACGCCGCCAGGCTGAGCGTCCAGTACAGCGGCACGACCCGCGAGGCACGGCGCAGGATAAATCGTCCCGGCTCCTGACGCCGTTCAGCGGCCATGGCGTCCATGATGAAGCCGCTGATGACGAAGAAGACGTCGACCCCCGCCG contains the following coding sequences:
- a CDS encoding acyltransferase family protein, which produces MRTLRSIQALRGLAALSVAAFHAAQWSRLDFEIGAAGVDVFFVISGFIMDAMAAERRQEPGRFILRRASRVVPLYWTLSLAAFAIAFFWRGAIPRIIPDWGHLGLSLAFIPHVDPDGWPFPLIPPGWSLHYEALFYLTFAFALAFAPQSRLKFVSTALAMVCVFGAAFPPAYLVLANPMLMEFVAGMALARAWRAGGLPGEGGATALLVVAFVLLAIQHFAAFVPGNWRPITWGGPALMIVTAALSFEEARVFRLPILQRMGDASYSIYLLHILIAPLVARLIWPGLPWLFIPAMLIVAAVCGLACHQWIEKPLIAGARRLAKT